The sequence below is a genomic window from Paenibacillus sp. DCT19.
ATCTAATGTAACACCAGATAAAGAGCGATCCAGCGTCAATTTTTGTTGCAGTCGATCATACTGTACCACGGTTTGCTCATCTTCATTGGTTCGAAACGCAATGCCGAAGCGTTCTGCATCAAAATCTGTAATTTCACATTCTAGTTCATATGCAATGCCTTCGAAACCTGCAAAAGATGAGCTCTCATTATTCAGAGTGACATGTAGCTGTTCACCCGTTTCAGATGCTCGTAGCTTAGCCATTTCCGCAATGGGTCGCTGAATCAACTTGCCATCCCTCAACGTCAATTGCCGTGGAATCGTTAAGCAATGTGCCCATCCACTATCATCTGTGGGATACTCCAGATCAGGAAGTCCCATCCAGCCCACGAGAATACGTCTACCGTCTGGCGCGTTCATCGTCTGCGGTGCGTAAAAATCAAACCCACGGTCTAGCTCCTGGAAAGCACCATGGTCGAACACCCTTGTCTCTAAATCCAGAGCTTCACCAACAAGATACCCTGATTGATAAATGTTATTATATAAGTCACCTTCAGGCTGAATTCCTTGGGGTGAGAAGATTAGAACGCCCTGCTCATCTATTGTCATGTAATCTGGACATTCCCACATATAACCGAAATTCGGGAGTTTCGTTTCGATCTCTCCAAGAAATTCCCAATCCATGAGATCTGCTGAACGATACATTACGGCACATCCCGTTTCATTGGTTCGCTGTGCTCCAATCACGCAGTAATACAGCTTTCCAACTTGCCAGACCTTCGGATCTCTATAATGTTCGGTATATCCTGAAGGTACTGAATCAATTACAGGCAGAGGAACTTTCACCACTGAACCGCTTTCATCCATTATGGCTAAGCATTGATAAGGATGCCTGATCCATTCTTCATCCCTTGAATTACCGGTGTAGAGTAAATGCAGCTTGCCATCTTTTTCGATTGCACTGCCGGAGTAGGCTCCATGTGAATCATATTTCTCCCCCGGGCTTATTCCGATGCCAACATTTTCCCAGTTAACAAGATCTGTTGAACGAGTGTGATACCAGTATTTCATTCCATGCTCGGTTCCGAGAGGGAACCACTGGTAGAACAAGTGATAGTGACCTTCATAATAGGAAAATCCATTAGGGTCATTCAGTAGTCCTGTAATGGGTTGGATATGATACCGCTGTCTCCACGGACACGCAGATATCAATGCTGTAAGCTTATCCATTTCACCTGGTTCTGCTTGTTCTATCCGTCGATAGCGCTGTTCTCTATTCATTTTCATAACCATTCCACCCTTACGTTGTAAATCAAAATGTAGCTACACGCCACAAAAAATGTGCACGAATTATTTTGCAAATAGGAACCGGTTCCAAATCTAACAAAAAAATAATTCCACCTGCGTTTCTCATTCAGTGTCGATTCGATTTACCTGTAAAGACATTCGAATGGAACCGGTTCGATGGAATTATCATAAAGGAACCTTTTATAGTTTGTCAACGCTTTCGCGTGGAATAATTTCAACATCAAGTACAGTCTGCTTCTCCACCACACCACCTTGTACGAGTCGAATGATGTGATCTGCCGCCAATTTCCCCGCTTGTATATAGTGAAATTTCACAGTCGTCAGTGTTGGATGAATCATCTCCGTAATATCATACCCACCGAATCCTGTGACGGACAATTGCTGTGGAATGCGTATTTTGTTGGAGAAGGCGGTTTTCATCACTCCAAGTGCAATGTTATCCGTTGCCCCAACGATGATGGTCGCTTTGCGATCCCGAACAATAGCTTCTGCCGTTACAACCGCTTCTGACATTTTAAAGCTTGTTTCATGATATGTAACCTGACATTCACCACATTCTGCGATAGCCCGTTTGAAACCTTGCTTACGATGAATACCTACTGCCTGATCTCTCTCCGTAACTCCCAAATACACAATGTTACGATGTCCTTGCTGAACGATGTATTTCCCCATCTCATACCCTGCTTGATCATCATTATGAACTAAACTATGGATATTCGGATGTTGTTGACCAACTAATAGAACTGGGATGCCAATCTCTTCAATAGCTTTAAGATGTGCTTCGGTTACTTCCGCGGCAAGAAGAATAATACCTGATACTTTCTGTCTAGCAAAATCATATATGCCATCAATCTCTCGTTTCATGTCCTGGCTTGTATTCGCAATTAACATCTGGTACTGATTATTGCGCAGTTCTTCATCGATCCCGATTAGGGTCTGTGACGTTGCAAACGAATCAAGCCTTGGCACAACTGTTCCAATGATGCTTGTTTTCTTCGCCTTCAAACTCTGTGCAAACGTATTGGGGACATAGTTATATTGTTTGATGATCTGCTCAATCTTCTGCCTGGTGTTCTCGCTTACCGACCCTCCGTTTAGGAACCGGGAGACGGTACTCTTCGCAACACCCGCCATCTGAGCAATATCAGAAATGGTTTTGTTCATATTTACCCCTTTGATTTCATTAAAATGTAAAGTAATATCTGTTCATATTATACTTCGAAGCTTCGCGTATGGCGAATCTGTTCTACATTGTTAAACTTAAGCGTATAACACTTCGCTCTCCTATGACAGAATGTCCTTTAAAATTTGGCTTTTTAGAACATCCATGTCAACAGATTAAACACCAAAAAAACCAATCCATGTGAATGCATACTTTTGTATGACTCACATCAATCGGGCGGTTCTTTACGAACAATATTCAGATGGGATACCGCTCGCGCATCCTTCGTAATCAAAAGCGGACTTTTTGAACAACCTCTTATCGTTTTGTGAGTGTTGTTTACTTCCTATACTTCAATAATGATGGGAAGGATCATTGGTCTGCGTTTGGTCTGAGCATAGATGTAATGACCGATCTCGTCTTTAAGCTTTCGTTTGATCACATTCCACTGATTCACACCGGCTCCGGTTAATTCCTCCATTTTCCGAAGAACCAGCTCATGAATCTCATGCATAAACTCCTCCGAATCCTTCACAAAAACAAATCCTCGGGAAATGATCTCAGGTGAGGTAATCATATTTTTGTCGGTTTTGCTTACTGTCGTCACAATGACCAGCATTCCGTCCGAAGATAGTTGTCTCCTGTCTCGCAGCACAATGTTCCCAACATCCCCCATAATAAGGCCATCCACAAGGCTATTGCCCGAAGCAATCTTAGGACCGCGTGAAGCAACACCATCCTTGTACTGAATCATTTCCCCATTATTAACGATAAATACATGATCATTCTCAATCCCTACGGATTCTGCGAGTAAACGATGCTGGTATAACATACGGAACTCCCCATGGATCGGAATTAAATAATCAGGTTTCATCAGTGTTAGCATGAGCTTGAGCTCTTCCTGACTACCATGTCCGGATACATGCATGCCTGAAGCGCCGCTTGATCCATAGATCACTCGTGCTCCGAGAACATACAGATTATCAATCACATGGGCAAGATCTCTTTCATTACCAGGAATCGCTCCAGCCGCAATGATTACGGTGTCTCCTGCCGCAACTCTCACATGAGGATGCTTACCTGCTGCAAGTCTAGATAGTGCCGCCATCGGTTCGCCTTGACTACCTGTACATAACACAACAACTTGCTCAGGAGGGAATTGATCCGAGTCAATCGCTTCAATTAACAATCCATCAGGAACATGTAGATATCCTAGCTCGCTCGCTACAGACACAACATTAACCATACTTCTGCCTAATAGCGCAAGTTTGCGACCCGTTTCAAATGCTGCATTTACAATTTGCTGAACCCGGCTCACATTGGAAGCAAACGTAGAAATAAAAATCTTTTGCTTCGCACGGATAAACGCATCCAAGATATGGTCACCAACGACACGTTCAGAGGGGTGAACCCTGGACGTTCGGCATTGGTACTTTCAGATAACAATATATTCACGCCTTGTTTACCAATCTCGCTCATTCGATGTAAATCCGGGTAAGGTCCGTTTACTGGTGACATATCAAACTTGAAATCCCCTGTATGGACGACGTTACCTCCTGCTGTCTGAAAGAAAATACCGAGGCAATCCGGGATACTGTGACTTGTTGCAAAAAAGGAAACATCAATCTGCCCAAGCTTGATACTTGAATGTGCATCGATCGTATGCATATCTGTGTTGCGAAAAAGCCCATGTTCCTTAAGCTTTAACTCGATTAACCCTCGGGTCAATCGGGATGCATACACGGGTATATTCAATTGTTTTAATAGATAGGGTATGCCTCCAATATGGTCTTCATGTCCATGTGTAACGACCAGCCCTCTAACCTTATCCAGATGCTCTAATAAATACGATACATCCGGAATGATCAGATCAATGCCTAACAATGTCTCATCCGGAAATTTAGAACCACAATCAATTACGATGATATCCTGATCGTACTGTATGATATACATGTTCTTGCCAATTTCATTCACGCCGCCGAGGGCTGCAATATATAACTTGTTATGCGCAAGGTTCAAATCAACAGATCCTCCTTTTCAAAGACTGGGGTTGTGGAACACGAAATAACGAACGCATTGCCTTCTTCCTATTATGGAAGTTCTCACTTCTCTTATACATGGAGTACTGAATTGTGTACCCCATTAAACATAGAAAAGAGCCCCTGATGAACATTCAAGTTCAACAAAGGCTCTTTCAAATCTAACTAATTAACTAATACTAATCATCGCAAACGAACTACACAAGCAAGGTTTGACGTTGAAGCAATACGTTTTGCTCATAGTTTTTGATCTCAGTAATCCATTGTTCACGCACCGGTACACCTTGCTGAGCACAGTAATAATCCCAGATAGCGCCAAATGGATAAGACTTGAATTCTTCTGTTAATGCCAGACGCAGGGTGTAATCCCCTTTAAGTTCGGCATCCTTCAACGCTTCAATCGGTTCTAACATCGCACGGAGCAATGCTTTTATCGTATTCCGTGTTCCAACCACCCATGCGGCCACTCGATTGATACTTGCATCGAAGAAATCGAGACCAATATGTGTAGTAGATAACAGATCATGACGCACAAGTTCACGTGCAATCTCAAGCAGCTCATCATCCATAATTACGACGTGATCACTGTCCCAGCGCATAGGGCGGCTTACATGAAGCAGTATACCACTCGTGAATAGAGCTAATGAAGACAATTTATTAGAGATGACTTCCGTTGGATGAAAATGCCCTGCATCCAGACAGATTAATGTATCATTTTGCAAGCCATACCCCATGTAAAATTCATGTGAACCTACCACATAAGCCTCAGAACCTAGACCGAATAATTTGCTCTCGACTGCATCCAGATTATGCTTCGGATCAAGCTCCTCAGCAAAAACCTCATCCAGAGCGTCTTTCAACCGTTTGCGTGGAGTCAACCGATCTACCGGGTTATCCTTGAATCCATCAGGAACCCATACATTGGTCACACAGGTCTGACCTAGCTGTTCTCCGAAATAGGCTCCGATGCGACGGGAAGCTTTGCAATGATCAATCCAGAACTTGCGAATTTCCGGATCAGGGTGACTCAGCGTGAATCCATCACTGGATTTTTCATGCGAGAAGCATGTTGGATTAAAGTCTAAACCGAGCCCTTGTTCCTTCGCCCACGTAACCCAATTCTCATAGTGTTTCGGCTCAATTTGATCCAATTCAACACGTTCATCCGTGTCTGCATAGATTGCATGCAAATTCACTTTATGTTTACCAGGAATGAGGGCAAAAGCTTGCTCCAGATCTGACCGAAGTTCAGTTGGTGTCGTTGCAGCTCCAGGGTATTGACCTGTAACGGAAATTCCACCTGTAAGCTCCCCTTCTTGATTCAAGAAACCTTTAACGTCATCTCCTTGCCAGCAGTGCACAGAAACCTTGATCTCAGCAAGCTTTTTTAGAACTTCATCCGTATCAATTCCGTGCTGCGCATATAGAGACTTGGCCGCTTCGTACGCTTGTTTGACTTGATTATCCATCAAGAACCCTCCCTATTACTATATACTATTATTCCTAATTCTGAAGGTATGCCCGTAATTCAATATGAAGCTTTGAGACAAACTCTATTAACGTGTGAACGCTGCTGGAACACCGCCATCAATGGTCATCATGCATCCCGTTGTTTTTTCCGACTTGGAAGAAGCGAAGAAAGCAATGCCTTCTGCGATATCTCTTGGATAGATATTAACAAGTAGCGTGGTACGTTTACGGTAATACTCTTCTAATTGATCCGGTTCGATGCCGTATGCTGCCGCACGCTCATTTCTCCAAGAACCGTTCCAGATCGCCGAACCTTGCAGAATAGCATCTGGTAGAATCGTGTTTACACGAATGCCATACTCTCCGCCTTCAGCCGCAATGCAACGAGCAAGATGAGCTTCAAGTGCTTTAGCAGAACTGTATGCGGATGCACTTTTTCCAGCATATACCGAGTTTTTGGAGCCGATGAAGACCATGCTGCCCCCGATTCCTTGTTGTTTCATCAGCTTGAAGGCTTCACGCGCAACGAGGAAGTAACCTGTACCCAGTACGTTCATGTTCAAGTTCCATTCCTTCAAGGATGTCTCGTCAAATGGGCTAGAAGTCGCTAACCCTGCATTGTTCACGATGATGTCCACGCCGCCATATTGTATGGCAACTTCGGCATATGCCGCTTGAACAGCCGCTTCATCGGTTACATCCATTTTAAGTGCATAAGCACGATTGGCGCCATATTGATCATTAATCTCCTGTGCGACCTTCTGTGCACCTTCAAGATTCAGATCAGCGAGGACAACATGTGCTCCTTCAGATACCAATCTACGCGCTGTTTCACTTCCGATGCCTCCAGCGCCTCCTGTAATGAAAGCAACTTTACGAGAGAACTCCGTCTCCGCTGGTGCAAGAGAAAGCTTGTATAGCTCAAGTGGCCAGTATTCCACATTGTAAGACTCATTGGCACTAAGCGATACGAATTGTCCGAGACTGGTTGCCCCACGCATCACGGCAATGGCTCTATGGTACAACGCTCCACTGACCTGGGAAAGCGCCCAGCTCTTACCTGTGTTAATCATACCTACGCCTGGAATCAAAATAACCCGTGGTGCAGCTTCGAACATCACATCGCCTTCATTTTTGTTGCTTTCAAAATATTGTTGATATTGCTCTTTATACGCTGCTACGCCATCAACCAGCTTCGCTTGAAGTCCTTCAATATCGTCTGCATCAGGTGTCCAATCAATAAACAATGGTACCACTTTGGTATGTACCAAATGATCCGGGCACGCTGCTCCAACTTGGGATAGTTGCGGTGAGTCAGCTCCACCTACGAAAGCAAGAACGTCATCTTGATCGTCAAAGGACAAAATCATTTTTTTGCTATCTGATACCGCTCCTCGAATCGTTGGCATCACACGAGATACGATCTCACGACGAACCTCAACTGCAAGTGCCGGATGCTTCACGCCGCCAAACAGGCTTGCCTCGTCTACCCTTGCTTCAATGAAAGCTTCCGCTTCGTTGATGATTTTGATTGTCTGTGCATAACACTCTTCTGACGTCTCTCCCCAAGTAACCAATCCATGCTTCTCCATGAGTACAAGCTCTGCATTGGGATTGGCGAATACGCTTTCAGCAATCATTTTAGATAATGTAAAACCAGGACGCACATACGGTACCCATACGAAGCGGTCTCCGTAAATTTCTCTTGCTAATTCTTTTCCGTTATCTGCACAACACAAACTAATTATGGCATCTGGGTGTGTATGGTCAACATGTTTATATGGAAGGAACGCATGTAAGAGTGTCTCAATGGAAGCACGTGGGTGTTTGGAATCAATCATGCAATGCCCCAAATACTCAACCATCTCTTCATCTGTCATGGATTCCCGTTCAATTAATGGACGAATGTCCTCAAGTGCAAGTCCTGTAAAATGCTTCGCTTGCATGGAGCCCAAGTCAGAGCCGCTACCTTTAACATACATAACTTCGATCTCACGACCACGGAAATCGTGTACTGTTGTTTTGGTCGATGTGTTCCCGCCGAAAATATTGCACACACTGCGATCGGCACCAATCAGATTGGAGCGGTAAACCAATTGATCTAGTCCTGTTGTTTTCTCTGAAGCCTGCGCTGAATTCCATAAACTCTGTACCATTCGTTTCCCTCCGATAATGTTTGTTTTATTCCTAATCAGAGTTTAACATCTTTGTTTTGTTTTGAAAACAAAAAGATTTTAAATATAAACGGAAATATTCAAAAACACTTAGAAGTGATGACAAAAAAGCACCCATCCACATCCAAAGATGTGAACAGGTACTCTTTAGTTTTAGACTTCAACCCAACTTATCGACGTCGGGCAAAATCAACAAATTTAAACTTATCGGGACGATGTCTAGATTCCGTGTACTGGAACGGGCTGGCATCCTCAAGGTACACTTGGCTCCTCACCACAACAACGTTATGAAATCCATCCAGATCAAGCCATTTCCGATCCTCTTCCGTAGGCTCTTCAACCAATATCTCTTTCTTGGCAAACGAAATGGCGAGGCCCAGCTCTCCTTCAATATACTCGTAGATCGAATTATTGCAGATTTCCTTGTTAAGCCCCGGAACAAGCTTCTGGCTAATATAATCCTTATCCAGAATGACATGCTCCCCGTCTACATTACGCACACGTACAATTTCCCAGACCTTCTCGTTCAGCGCAAAGTTAATCTGCTTGAATAAGTTCTGATCCACTTCTCGCTCTTCGAACACGTTAACATATGTCTTCGCACGGTGACCCATTTTTTGGGCTAGTTCTTTGAAGCTTACAAGACCAGAAATAGGAAAGTCAATTTTGCGAATGTCCAATACAATGGAACCTTTGCCTTGAATCTTCTGGATGTATCCTTCTTCATATAACATTTTCAATGCTTTGCGGATGGTCTCTCTGGACGTTTGATATTGCTCAGTCAGATCCAGCTCAGATGGAAGCAGTGTTCCTGCCTCGATTTCCCCTGTCCGAATATCTGCTGCGATATCCTCATAGATCCGAATAAATTTATTATTCATTAGTCATCACCACTGTTCATTACCCTTATTATTGACTTATATAGCATCTCATTATAGCATGAGCGTTTTCGATAGCAAAGGTAATGAAGGGTTATGCACTGAAGCTCTTCACGCGCTGCCTCATATTCTTTGTCCCAGTGACATGGTTAAGACAAATCTCGATTCATTTCCAGCGTACTTATTAGCTTCTGCAATCGATAAATTAATGCAGCAGCTTCAGCTCTGTTCAGATGCTGCAAAGGACGGAAGCTTCCATCTTCATAACCTGTAAGCAAATATAGTTCAGCGAGCTCCTTCACTTCCTCCGTTGCCCAGTGGGATACATTGACTTGATCTGTGAAGGCAATCCGACCTGATTTTGACTTGGAATTCGGTTCCGAGTTCAGTGCGCGAACTACATTGGCAATGATCTTCGATGCTTGTTCACGGGTCACAAGTGCATGGGGCGCAAATTTCCCGTTACCCATCCCATGAACCATATCATGTCTGATTGCAGCTTCAATCTCAGGGGCAAACCAATCTTCTACGTTTACATCCTCAAAAGCGTGATCATATTGGGCTGACGTATCCAGCTTCAATAAACGAACAAGAAGTGCCGTGAATTCTGCCCGTGTGATTGGACGCCGAGGTTCAAACCGTGTTTCACTTACACCTTGAATGATGTTTTGTTCAGCAAGCAATGTAATCTGTTCCTTGTTGAATGTATGATCGATGTCTACAAATTTTAATTCCTTTTTGATAGGCAGTGGTGTTTGCTTGTCCTGTTCCGGATTCTTATCCTTGTCTGCTTCTATAACAACCGATGCTGAATTATCCGACTTGTCGGATGAAATCCCGGAAGCACTTCCGTCACCTACGTTTGAAGATGGATACGCTAATGTCGTGACAGATGCGATCTGTCGTTCGCTTCGTTCTCCAGCCTCATTTTCAGTCCAGACTTGTACTTCATAATGCTGTCCACCTGTAAGTCCCGTCCAAGTATAGCTTCGCTCTTTCCCGCGATAAATTTCCCGCCCGTTATACTCAACAACAATCATCTCATTACGGGAATCCAAATTCCATCTAAGTACGATATCACTCGTCCCTCGGGCTACAGCTGAAACCGTAAATTTGTCTGAAGGCAACGTTTCGAATTCTGGCACAGTAATCTGCGAACCATCTCCCGCCTCATTATAAGGAATGATTGCAAAATTGTTATAACGCTCAGCCGTATTCAGCCCTGATAGATGCACGGACGTTTCGGTTGTTGTTGCAAGAAGTTCCCCATCTTGATAGATTCGATATCCAGATGCACCCGGAACGATCTCCCATAGGATATCTGCACCATGCTGTGTACGATCCTGCACGATCGGCTGAGTTGTTGGATCGCCCGGCAAAGTGACAGCATTCAGTTGATAGGCAGCTTCACTCACCCCGGATTCGTTCAACGTGCGGATCGTGTAACTATAGTGACTTCCAGGCTCCAGAATCTGGTCCTCATAAAATAACGCATCTATAGCTACTCGGCTGATTTCTTCGCCATCCCTTTCAATAATGAACTGATCGGCTCCTTGTACATGGCTGTGATCAAACAATAGACGAATGCTATCCTTCGTTGAACGATAAGCAACTTCCGGTGGTGCATCCGGCTTCGTCAGAAGATCATACGATAGCTTCGCCGAAGCATCGCCTTGCTCATTTTCCGTGTACAGTTCAACGATATACTTCGTCCCAGCATCTAGTTGATCCATCACCAGCTCCTTCTGCTTGCCTCGATGAACCTCAATTCCATCTAACAACACCACAAATATTTCGTTCGAATACGGAAATTCCCATATCATACTAGCCTGTGTTGTCTCTGGACTCAATTTCATTTCAATCGATTCCACATGGGGCTTGGTATAAAACGGTGAAACGACAATTGGACTCCCCTCACCAGTCGCATTGTATGGAACGATCTGAACGTCAGTATATGGTGCAGCGCTCGTAAGATGTGTAAGTTTGAACTCGGTTATCTCATGATCATCTATTGTGGAGATCATTTGATCTCCAATACGAATGATATACCCCTCTGCACCTTGCACTTTATCCCAAATAAGTACAGTCTCCGTCTGGCTAACCTCTTGTGGTAACACTGGATCCAGCGTCGTAGCAGGCAGCATTTGTATTCCTACGTCAAATCCCGATTCACTATCCCCTGATGCATTGGAGGTTCTAATCGTATAGGTGTACTTCTCTCCTGGTGTTAGACCACTATCCTCATGCGATGCTGTACCTGCCGGTACTCTCCCTACCTCAATACCATCACGCAAAATGATTAACTGGCTCGCCCCTTCAGTAGAGCTACCTGTTAGATCAAGGACTACCGATTCATCGGTAATATCTGAGACCGTTACCGTCTGTGGAGAAAGTGGCTTGGTTAACACTTCAATCTGAACAGCTTCTGAACGTTGTCCATCCTCATTCAATGCGACAAGCTCAAGTGTGTAAGCTGTTCCACTCTCCAGATTGACGAGCTGCGCCAGAGATTCAGTCACCGTTTGTATCTCACCTGTAACCTTGTTTCGAATCTCATAAGCAGTTGCCCCCTGCACCGGCTCCCATTTCAAGCCCATCTCATGGGTGCCATTATTTTTCGTAATAGCCGTGCCACGAATGGGTTCTGTTTGCGTCGTTACCGAATAGTTAAGTGCTTTCCCTTCACCACTACCGTTAAATGCACGAAGCGAATAGACATATTTAGTACCCGGAGATAAATGCTTATCCTCGAAAGCAGTTTTGTCAGATTCGATTCGTGCAATAACCTGTCCATCACGTTCAAGGATATATCCATCTGCTCCTCGTACCTCTGATGTGGTCCAATCTAAATGCAACCCGGTTGTGTTCACATCGAGTGTTTTCATTTCATGCGGCTGGGCAGGTAAAGTCAGAATGGGCACGTCTACCTTTTCGGAGCTAGTTCCTTGTCTATTCAGGGCTCTCAGCGTATAGGCATACTGCGTTCCTTCCATTAATCCTGGTAAGATCACCCGAGTTTCTCGTCCACGATATATCTCTTGTCCCCCACGTTCAATCACATATTCAGATGCTCCCTCAACTACCGACCATGTTACTTCTGCCTGATGTGCTTCAGGTGTAATTACAAGATTGTCGGGCTGAGTAGGTTGGGATAGATGAATAAGCTGTGCGGACTCTCCCGCGCCTGATTCGTTGACCGCCTGCACTTCTAACACATATTCCATCCCAGGAAGTAGATTCGCTGCAATGTATTCAGGTTCAGAGGTTCTACCCACCTCAGTTCCATTCACACTCACAATATAGTTGTTAGCCGTATCTACTGGCTCCCACTTCATAGCTA
It includes:
- a CDS encoding sucrose-6-phosphate hydrolase, whose product is MKMNREQRYRRIEQAEPGEMDKLTALISACPWRQRYHIQPITGLLNDPNGFSYYEGHYHLFYQWFPLGTEHGMKYWYHTRSTDLVNWENVGIGISPGEKYDSHGAYSGSAIEKDGKLHLLYTGNSRDEEWIRHPYQCLAIMDESGSVVKVPLPVIDSVPSGYTEHYRDPKVWQVGKLYYCVIGAQRTNETGCAVMYRSADLMDWEFLGEIETKLPNFGYMWECPDYMTIDEQGVLIFSPQGIQPEGDLYNNIYQSGYLVGEALDLETRVFDHGAFQELDRGFDFYAPQTMNAPDGRRILVGWMGLPDLEYPTDDSGWAHCLTIPRQLTLRDGKLIQRPIAEMAKLRASETGEQLHVTLNNESSSFAGFEGIAYELECEITDFDAERFGIAFRTNEDEQTVVQYDRLQQKLTLDRSLSGVTLDPNNGNIRNCALTGDIIKIRMFVDTSSVEIFVNDGEEVFTSRIFPSRDSMGIRFFADGGQAEFKASKWNY
- a CDS encoding LacI family DNA-binding transcriptional regulator, with protein sequence MNKTISDIAQMAGVAKSTVSRFLNGGSVSENTRQKIEQIIKQYNYVPNTFAQSLKAKKTSIIGTVVPRLDSFATSQTLIGIDEELRNNQYQMLIANTSQDMKREIDGIYDFARQKVSGIILLAAEVTEAHLKAIEEIGIPVLLVGQQHPNIHSLVHNDDQAGYEMGKYIVQQGHRNIVYLGVTERDQAVGIHRKQGFKRAIAECGECQVTYHETSFKMSEAVVTAEAIVRDRKATIIVGATDNIALGVMKTAFSNKIRIPQQLSVTGFGGYDITEMIHPTLTTVKFHYIQAGKLAADHIIRLVQGGVVEKQTVLDVEIIPRESVDKL
- the rhaA gene encoding L-rhamnose isomerase; the encoded protein is MDNQVKQAYEAAKSLYAQHGIDTDEVLKKLAEIKVSVHCWQGDDVKGFLNQEGELTGGISVTGQYPGAATTPTELRSDLEQAFALIPGKHKVNLHAIYADTDERVELDQIEPKHYENWVTWAKEQGLGLDFNPTCFSHEKSSDGFTLSHPDPEIRKFWIDHCKASRRIGAYFGEQLGQTCVTNVWVPDGFKDNPVDRLTPRKRLKDALDEVFAEELDPKHNLDAVESKLFGLGSEAYVVGSHEFYMGYGLQNDTLICLDAGHFHPTEVISNKLSSLALFTSGILLHVSRPMRWDSDHVVIMDDELLEIARELVRHDLLSTTHIGLDFFDASINRVAAWVVGTRNTIKALLRAMLEPIEALKDAELKGDYTLRLALTEEFKSYPFGAIWDYYCAQQGVPVREQWITEIKNYEQNVLLQRQTLLV
- a CDS encoding bifunctional aldolase/short-chain dehydrogenase, producing MVQSLWNSAQASEKTTGLDQLVYRSNLIGADRSVCNIFGGNTSTKTTVHDFRGREIEVMYVKGSGSDLGSMQAKHFTGLALEDIRPLIERESMTDEEMVEYLGHCMIDSKHPRASIETLLHAFLPYKHVDHTHPDAIISLCCADNGKELAREIYGDRFVWVPYVRPGFTLSKMIAESVFANPNAELVLMEKHGLVTWGETSEECYAQTIKIINEAEAFIEARVDEASLFGGVKHPALAVEVRREIVSRVMPTIRGAVSDSKKMILSFDDQDDVLAFVGGADSPQLSQVGAACPDHLVHTKVVPLFIDWTPDADDIEGLQAKLVDGVAAYKEQYQQYFESNKNEGDVMFEAAPRVILIPGVGMINTGKSWALSQVSGALYHRAIAVMRGATSLGQFVSLSANESYNVEYWPLELYKLSLAPAETEFSRKVAFITGGAGGIGSETARRLVSEGAHVVLADLNLEGAQKVAQEINDQYGANRAYALKMDVTDEAAVQAAYAEVAIQYGGVDIIVNNAGLATSSPFDETSLKEWNLNMNVLGTGYFLVAREAFKLMKQQGIGGSMVFIGSKNSVYAGKSASAYSSAKALEAHLARCIAAEGGEYGIRVNTILPDAILQGSAIWNGSWRNERAAAYGIEPDQLEEYYRKRTTLLVNIYPRDIAEGIAFFASSKSEKTTGCMMTIDGGVPAAFTR
- the treR gene encoding trehalose operon repressor, giving the protein MNNKFIRIYEDIAADIRTGEIEAGTLLPSELDLTEQYQTSRETIRKALKMLYEEGYIQKIQGKGSIVLDIRKIDFPISGLVSFKELAQKMGHRAKTYVNVFEEREVDQNLFKQINFALNEKVWEIVRVRNVDGEHVILDKDYISQKLVPGLNKEICNNSIYEYIEGELGLAISFAKKEILVEEPTEEDRKWLDLDGFHNVVVVRSQVYLEDASPFQYTESRHRPDKFKFVDFARRR